In Sagittula stellata E-37, a single genomic region encodes these proteins:
- a CDS encoding Zn-dependent hydrolase — translation MRDAGDPAASRFLTRIEALARISDESDCLTRLPLGEGQRQAGEMIAGWMREAGMDCHRDATGNLIGQYPATPHDNRPVLALGSHFDTVRNAGRFDGTLGILAAIETVQALHDEGIALDVTLQVLAFEDEEGVCFGTSRLGSHAYSGMLTEADLAAEGAGGLTVADRLRAADLSPEAALRARAAPPDAYVELHIEQGPVLEAMGAPLAVVSSIVGQTRLSVTLLGAAGHAGTVPMRMRRDALAGAADCVLAIEALAKKQGVVATVGQLDCRPGAINVIPGEVAFTVDMRSGNPARQAVARTELDRALEEIAGRRGLTLTVEQLSHVPPTTCDPALLAQLAAAVGTEAPIMESGAGHDAIAMSRIAPVGMLFVACRGGISHDPAEHVEPADVSAALQALRRFVTAYSPLRT, via the coding sequence ATGCGTGACGCCGGGGATCCCGCCGCCTCGCGGTTTCTGACGCGCATCGAGGCGCTGGCGCGCATATCGGACGAATCCGACTGCCTCACCCGCCTGCCGCTTGGCGAAGGCCAGCGGCAGGCGGGTGAGATGATCGCCGGCTGGATGCGCGAAGCGGGCATGGACTGCCATCGCGATGCCACCGGGAACCTGATAGGCCAATACCCCGCAACCCCGCACGACAACCGCCCTGTGCTGGCACTCGGCTCGCATTTCGATACCGTGCGCAACGCGGGGCGCTTTGACGGCACGCTCGGCATCCTTGCCGCCATTGAGACCGTGCAAGCCCTGCATGACGAAGGGATCGCACTGGACGTGACCCTGCAGGTTCTGGCCTTCGAGGACGAAGAGGGCGTGTGTTTCGGCACAAGTCGCCTCGGGAGCCACGCCTACAGCGGCATGCTCACCGAAGCCGATCTGGCCGCCGAGGGCGCCGGGGGTCTGACGGTCGCCGACCGCTTGCGGGCGGCGGACCTCTCGCCCGAGGCTGCGCTGCGCGCCCGCGCCGCGCCCCCCGATGCCTATGTCGAGCTGCACATCGAGCAAGGCCCGGTCCTCGAAGCTATGGGTGCACCTCTAGCAGTCGTCAGCTCCATCGTCGGGCAAACGCGGCTCTCGGTTACGCTGCTCGGGGCCGCAGGCCATGCCGGGACCGTCCCGATGCGGATGCGCCGCGATGCTTTGGCAGGGGCAGCGGATTGCGTGCTGGCGATCGAGGCTCTGGCAAAAAAGCAGGGCGTCGTCGCCACCGTCGGTCAGCTCGACTGTCGACCCGGTGCGATCAATGTCATTCCCGGCGAGGTAGCCTTTACCGTGGACATGCGCAGCGGCAATCCCGCGCGACAGGCAGTGGCGCGAACCGAGCTGGACCGCGCGCTCGAAGAGATCGCCGGCCGGCGCGGCCTGACGCTGACGGTGGAGCAACTCAGCCATGTCCCGCCCACCACCTGCGACCCCGCGCTGCTGGCGCAGCTCGCGGCGGCGGTTGGCACGGAAGCCCCGATCATGGAAAGCGGTGCCGGACACGACGCCATCGCCATGTCCCGTATCGCGCCAGTCGGAATGCTGTTCGTCGCCTGTCGCGGCGGCATCAGCCACGACCCTGCCGAGCATGTGGAGCCGGCCGATGTCTCCGCGGCCCTTCAGGCGCTGCGGCGCTTCGTCACCGCCTACTCACCCCTCCGAACCTGA
- a CDS encoding ABC transporter ATP-binding protein, whose translation MRMPQKDVELVGLTKRFGSSVAVNTIDLQIAEASYCCLLGPSGCGKSTTLRMIAGHEEATSGDILVRDKRVTQLPPSRRGTAMMFQSYALFPHLNARDNVAFSLQMRGVGKAERHAKAHELLELVEMTGYLDRRPHELSGGQQQRVALARALVNEPSVLLLDEPLSALDPFLRIRMREELKRIQRDLGITFIHVTHSQDEALALGDQVVVMQDGEIRQSGTARAVYETPQNEFVARFIGGHNILSSDRGPVSVRADHMAIAPADQGGPADQRSLHGTVGAVEYQGSRVRITVDEGRGSDRRHVVELGDRDYFAAPVSAGAPVNVSWTAADEHPLQTVGV comes from the coding sequence ATGCGCATGCCCCAGAAGGATGTAGAGCTCGTCGGGCTGACCAAACGGTTCGGCTCGTCGGTTGCCGTGAACACCATCGACCTCCAGATCGCCGAAGCCAGCTATTGCTGTCTTCTCGGCCCTTCGGGCTGCGGAAAATCCACCACCCTGCGGATGATCGCGGGCCACGAGGAAGCCACCAGCGGCGACATCCTCGTGCGGGACAAACGGGTGACGCAGCTGCCGCCGTCGCGGCGCGGCACCGCCATGATGTTCCAGAGCTACGCGCTGTTCCCGCATCTGAATGCGCGCGACAATGTGGCCTTCAGCCTGCAGATGCGCGGCGTCGGCAAGGCCGAGCGCCATGCCAAGGCGCATGAGCTTCTGGAACTGGTGGAGATGACCGGCTATCTTGACCGGCGTCCGCACGAGTTGTCCGGCGGGCAGCAGCAGCGCGTGGCACTGGCGCGGGCCCTGGTCAACGAGCCATCGGTGCTGTTGCTGGATGAGCCGCTGTCGGCGCTGGACCCGTTCCTGCGGATTCGCATGCGCGAGGAGCTGAAGCGGATCCAGCGCGATCTGGGCATCACCTTTATCCACGTGACCCACAGCCAGGACGAAGCGCTGGCCCTGGGCGATCAGGTTGTCGTCATGCAGGACGGCGAGATCCGCCAGAGCGGGACCGCCCGCGCAGTCTACGAGACGCCGCAGAACGAGTTTGTCGCGCGCTTCATCGGTGGCCACAACATCCTGTCGTCGGACCGGGGCCCGGTGTCTGTGCGCGCCGACCACATGGCAATCGCCCCCGCTGACCAGGGCGGCCCTGCCGATCAGCGCAGCCTGCACGGCACCGTGGGGGCCGTGGAATACCAGGGCAGCCGCGTGCGCATCACCGTCGACGAGGGCCGTGGCAGCGACCGCCGCCACGTTGTGGAGCTGGGGGACCGCGACTACTTCGCGGCGCCGGTTTCTGCCGGGGCGCCGGTCAACGTCAGCTGGACGGCCGCCGACGAGCATCCGCTGCAGACGGTGGGGGTATAA
- a CDS encoding ABC transporter substrate-binding protein has protein sequence MTMSNARAGWTRRNFLKTSGTALAATALPAPMVWAQNIKDVVLRTTSTGTAAANAVAAKAKEDIGVTIQFTALDTDSVNNRVVTQPDSYEIADIEYFSCRKVFPTGVLQPMDTKRIKYYDEIVPLFKTGKLTPDSQIAQGTAPHTVGFVEGPDSTTFADSETEWMTLIPTTYNADTLGIRTDMIDREITSWADIMDPEFKGRAALVNIPSIGIMDAAMILEAQGVLTYGDKGNMTRDEIDQTVEFLIKAKRDGQFRALWKSFDESVNLMTSGEVVIQSMWSPAVAAVRSQGIPCVYQPLKEGYRAWGGGMGLARGLDGLQKDAAYEYINWYLSGWAGAYLNREGYYSGVLSTAKQYMTENEWGFWMEGKPATAPIVSPEGVKMEDVGAVRDGGSFEERMGNVACWNSTMDEDRYMVMKWNEFVAA, from the coding sequence ATGACGATGTCAAATGCACGCGCCGGCTGGACCCGACGCAATTTCCTAAAGACGTCCGGCACTGCGCTGGCGGCCACCGCCCTTCCGGCCCCGATGGTCTGGGCGCAGAACATCAAGGACGTAGTCCTGCGGACGACCTCGACAGGAACCGCGGCCGCGAATGCCGTTGCTGCGAAAGCGAAGGAAGACATCGGCGTGACCATCCAGTTCACCGCACTGGACACCGATTCCGTCAACAACCGCGTCGTGACCCAGCCCGACAGCTACGAGATCGCCGACATCGAGTACTTCAGCTGCCGGAAAGTCTTCCCGACCGGGGTCCTGCAGCCGATGGATACCAAGCGGATCAAGTACTACGACGAGATCGTGCCGCTGTTCAAAACCGGCAAACTGACCCCCGACAGCCAGATCGCGCAGGGCACCGCGCCGCACACCGTGGGTTTTGTCGAGGGGCCGGACTCCACCACCTTCGCCGATAGCGAAACCGAGTGGATGACGCTGATCCCGACCACCTACAACGCCGATACGCTGGGCATCCGCACCGACATGATCGACCGCGAGATCACCAGCTGGGCCGACATCATGGACCCCGAGTTCAAGGGCCGCGCGGCGCTGGTGAACATCCCCTCGATCGGCATCATGGATGCGGCGATGATCCTCGAGGCGCAGGGCGTGCTGACCTATGGCGACAAGGGCAACATGACGCGCGACGAGATCGACCAGACCGTCGAGTTCCTGATCAAGGCCAAGCGCGACGGCCAATTCCGCGCGCTGTGGAAGAGCTTTGACGAGAGCGTCAACCTGATGACGTCGGGCGAGGTGGTGATCCAGTCCATGTGGTCGCCTGCCGTGGCCGCCGTGCGCTCTCAGGGGATCCCCTGCGTGTACCAGCCGCTCAAGGAAGGGTATCGCGCCTGGGGTGGCGGCATGGGTCTGGCCCGCGGTCTGGACGGCCTGCAGAAGGATGCGGCCTATGAGTACATCAACTGGTATCTGTCGGGCTGGGCCGGCGCCTACCTGAACCGCGAGGGCTATTACAGCGGCGTGCTGTCGACCGCCAAGCAGTACATGACCGAGAACGAGTGGGGCTTCTGGATGGAAGGCAAGCCCGCCACCGCTCCGATCGTCAGCCCGGAAGGCGTGAAGATGGAAGACGTGGGCGCGGTGCGCGACGGCGGCTCTTTCGAAGAGCGCATGGGCAACGTGGCCTGCTGGAACTCGACCATGGACGAAGACCGCTACATGGTCATGAAGTGGAACGAATTCGTCGCCGCATGA
- a CDS encoding ABC transporter permease, with protein sequence MQASSSTSLHSRFDRLLPYLQIAPLALVLFVFLLIPLGLIVVVSFWDYDSFRVIPAFVTFNYAEMLSSPTIWRTMWSTVQFTLLTLAITGAIGFLVAYYIAFYVRSPLMKTIFFMACTIPFLTSNIIRMISWVPFLGRNGLINSMLMDIGLIAEPLDFLLYSRFAVVLVYVYLFTLFMVTPLFNAMARIDRSVIEAAVDAGASPLQIMFRVVAPLTKTGFAIGAVFIITLVMGDFVTVRLMGGGQSASTGLLITNQISLLQYPAACANAVLLLVVVMIAIGGILRNVDIRRAI encoded by the coding sequence ATGCAGGCGTCATCCTCGACCTCTTTGCACAGCCGGTTCGACCGGCTTTTGCCCTATCTCCAGATCGCGCCGCTGGCGCTGGTCTTGTTCGTCTTCCTGCTGATCCCGCTGGGTCTGATCGTCGTGGTCAGCTTCTGGGACTACGACAGCTTCCGCGTCATCCCCGCCTTCGTGACCTTCAACTACGCCGAGATGCTGTCCTCTCCCACCATCTGGCGCACGATGTGGAGCACGGTGCAGTTCACCCTGCTGACGCTGGCGATCACCGGGGCCATCGGGTTTTTGGTGGCCTATTACATCGCCTTCTACGTCCGCTCGCCGCTGATGAAGACGATCTTCTTCATGGCCTGCACCATCCCCTTTCTGACCTCGAACATCATCCGCATGATCTCCTGGGTGCCGTTCCTGGGGCGCAATGGGCTGATCAATTCCATGCTGATGGACATCGGCCTGATCGCCGAGCCGCTGGATTTCCTCCTGTACTCGCGCTTTGCCGTGGTGCTGGTCTACGTCTACCTCTTCACGCTTTTCATGGTGACGCCGCTGTTCAACGCCATGGCGCGCATCGACCGCAGCGTGATCGAGGCCGCCGTGGACGCCGGTGCATCTCCCCTGCAGATCATGTTCCGCGTGGTGGCGCCGCTGACCAAAACCGGCTTCGCGATCGGGGCCGTCTTTATCATCACGCTGGTGATGGGCGATTTCGTCACCGTACGACTGATGGGCGGCGGACAAAGCGCGTCGACCGGGCTGCTCATCACCAACCAGATCTCGCTGCTGCAATATCCGGCCGCCTGCGCCAACGCCGTGCTGCTGCTGGTCGTCGTAATGATCGCCATCGGTGGCATCCTGCGCAACGTCGACATCCGGAGAGCGATATGA
- the allE gene encoding (S)-ureidoglycine aminohydrolase, giving the protein MFPSDFQPAPGQFRPGAIGHGRCRVTPNYALMPPEGVMDSYLPQWVDTTARFLAAPQLGARFGQVILEMAATGGTRGRVRDGLQHLFWVLEGAVILTVDDHDPVELTPGGYAFLPAGTGHSVSASGDAPARLMDIRKPYVRAEGFDAPPVILSHRDTLEKINHNGTIGRTWEHLMPYGDMRFDFEVNILSFEPGVHFPDIETHIMEHGLLMLEGQGLYLLDRDWHEVWEGDFIWMGPYCPQFFYPTGWTRSAYMLYKNVNRDLDFSHA; this is encoded by the coding sequence ATGTTTCCATCAGACTTCCAACCGGCCCCGGGCCAGTTCCGGCCCGGCGCCATCGGCCATGGCCGCTGCCGCGTCACGCCGAATTACGCGCTGATGCCGCCCGAGGGCGTCATGGACAGCTACCTGCCGCAGTGGGTCGATACCACGGCCCGCTTCCTGGCCGCTCCGCAGCTGGGCGCGCGCTTTGGGCAGGTCATCCTGGAGATGGCGGCCACGGGCGGCACCCGCGGGCGCGTGCGGGACGGCCTTCAGCACCTGTTCTGGGTGCTGGAGGGCGCGGTCATACTGACCGTGGACGATCACGACCCGGTGGAACTGACGCCGGGCGGCTATGCCTTCCTGCCGGCAGGCACCGGGCACAGCGTTTCGGCGTCGGGCGATGCGCCCGCGCGGCTGATGGACATCCGCAAGCCCTATGTCCGGGCAGAGGGCTTTGACGCGCCGCCGGTGATCCTGTCGCATCGCGACACGCTGGAGAAGATCAACCACAACGGCACCATCGGGCGGACGTGGGAACACCTGATGCCCTACGGCGACATGCGTTTCGACTTCGAGGTCAATATCCTGTCCTTCGAGCCGGGCGTGCATTTTCCTGACATCGAGACCCACATCATGGAACATGGGCTTCTGATGCTGGAAGGTCAGGGGCTCTACCTTCTGGATCGCGACTGGCACGAGGTCTGGGAGGGCGATTTTATCTGGATGGGTCCCTATTGTCCGCAGTTCTTCTACCCCACCGGTTGGACCCGTTCGGCCTACATGCTCTACAAGAACGTCAATCGGGACCTCGACTTCTCCCATGCGTGA
- the hydA gene encoding dihydropyrimidinase has protein sequence MPTPIPLDLAIRNATVATSQGVARMDIGVAGGRILQLGVVGPAEEEVDATGLIATPGGVDTHCHLDQVEPGMGNGAESLATGGRSALAGGTTSAVSFLAQIPDHSLSAVFDESMRRGEAARIDYSFHQIITEATPEIMAEVPQIIERGIRSLKAFLTYDDARLNDAEFLEVLETARRSGAMVAVHCENYHAIAWLTKKLLADGRSSPKYHAWSRPKVVEREATYRAICLAELVGTPIQIFHVSCAEVAEEIARAQARGVKVWGETCPQYLVLSETDMDRPGLEGAGFMCSPSPRAVEDQAGLWNMIRRGVIDVISSDHSAFNLEGPQGKKSGGPDTPFSKIPNGVPGVGARMPLVFSEGVSKGRITLDHFVRLTATNPAKLYGLAPRKGDISIGFDADIVLWDAEREVTLDSALMQHAVDYSPYEGLTVKGWPVATYLRGTLAMRDGAVLAPEGAGMFLPRDRYPLGAPADNVPNGFKAAEIP, from the coding sequence CATCGGCGTGGCCGGGGGCCGTATCTTGCAGCTTGGCGTGGTCGGCCCGGCAGAGGAAGAGGTCGATGCGACGGGGCTGATCGCGACGCCCGGCGGCGTCGATACGCATTGTCACCTCGACCAGGTCGAGCCCGGCATGGGCAACGGCGCAGAATCGCTGGCCACCGGGGGCCGCTCGGCATTGGCGGGGGGCACGACCTCTGCGGTCTCTTTCCTTGCGCAGATCCCCGATCACAGCCTGTCGGCGGTCTTCGACGAGAGCATGCGCCGTGGCGAGGCCGCCCGCATCGATTACTCCTTCCACCAGATCATCACCGAGGCCACGCCCGAGATCATGGCCGAGGTGCCGCAGATCATCGAGCGCGGCATCCGCAGCCTCAAGGCATTCCTGACCTACGACGACGCCCGGCTGAACGATGCAGAGTTCCTCGAGGTGCTGGAGACGGCGCGGCGCAGCGGCGCCATGGTCGCCGTGCATTGCGAGAACTATCACGCAATCGCTTGGCTGACGAAGAAGCTGCTGGCGGACGGCCGGTCCTCGCCCAAGTACCACGCCTGGTCGCGACCCAAGGTGGTCGAGCGCGAGGCCACCTACCGCGCCATATGCCTGGCTGAACTGGTCGGCACGCCGATCCAGATCTTTCACGTCTCCTGCGCTGAGGTCGCCGAAGAAATCGCGCGGGCGCAGGCGCGCGGTGTGAAAGTATGGGGCGAGACTTGCCCGCAATATCTCGTGTTGAGCGAGACAGACATGGACCGTCCCGGGCTGGAGGGGGCGGGCTTCATGTGCAGCCCCTCCCCGCGCGCGGTGGAGGATCAGGCCGGACTATGGAATATGATCCGGCGCGGGGTGATCGACGTGATCTCCTCGGACCACTCCGCCTTCAACCTCGAAGGGCCGCAGGGCAAGAAGTCCGGTGGGCCGGACACGCCTTTCAGCAAGATCCCCAACGGCGTTCCGGGCGTGGGCGCACGGATGCCGCTGGTCTTTTCAGAAGGGGTGTCCAAGGGGCGGATCACGCTGGATCATTTCGTCCGCCTGACCGCCACCAATCCGGCAAAGCTTTATGGTCTGGCGCCGCGCAAGGGCGACATCTCCATCGGGTTCGATGCGGACATCGTGCTGTGGGATGCCGAACGCGAGGTGACGCTAGACTCGGCCCTCATGCAACACGCGGTCGATTACAGCCCCTACGAGGGACTCACCGTCAAGGGATGGCCGGTTGCCACCTACCTGCGCGGCACCCTCGCAATGCGCGACGGCGCTGTGCTGGCCCCCGAGGGCGCCGGCATGTTCCTGCCGCGCGACAGATATCCGCTGGGTGCCCCTGCGGACAACGTACCCAACGGGTTCAAGGCCGCCGAGATTCCCTGA
- a CDS encoding RidA family protein, giving the protein MTTTTHKSIDRRPVPDMPSKSCVSVYRLPGGGGFLWGVATARDLSLDMPDQARDAMAVIDGYLQDHGLERKDIVKCEVVTTDHDRKPEFDAVWQEWMPEGYGPVRSFVESKMPEGDLVELIITAALHTDEA; this is encoded by the coding sequence GTGACAACCACCACTCACAAATCCATCGACCGCCGCCCCGTACCGGACATGCCCAGCAAGTCCTGCGTTTCCGTCTACCGTCTGCCCGGCGGGGGTGGCTTCCTCTGGGGTGTGGCCACGGCACGCGACCTCAGCCTCGACATGCCGGATCAGGCGCGCGACGCCATGGCCGTGATCGATGGATACCTTCAGGACCACGGGCTGGAGCGCAAGGACATCGTGAAATGCGAGGTCGTCACGACCGACCACGACCGCAAGCCTGAATTCGACGCCGTCTGGCAAGAGTGGATGCCCGAGGGCTACGGCCCGGTCCGGTCCTTCGTGGAATCGAAGATGCCCGAGGGCGACCTGGTCGAGCTGATCATCACCGCCGCGCTGCATACCGACGAGGCCTGA
- a CDS encoding ABC transporter permease yields the protein MIRHSPLSRVLQVIMWLFLLFLYGPTLTILILSFQGPMGGLTFPLKDPSLHWFASLFEVQRVGDFGGSLKRSLILAVLVMFVNVLIAVPAGMALRKGFRGSRAIFWLTIASLIVPSILVSLGVGLLFSQTGLGTKWYTSAFGAHLTWTLPFGVLIMIGVFARLNPAYEEAAVDAGATRWQTFRHVTFPIILPNVVGVMLFGFSLSYDEMPRTVLAGGAYNTLPLEIYAMTNNVTTPVLYALGSLTTLVSFLVIALALTLMTLARRRTGGGAALRKPKQES from the coding sequence ATGATCCGTCACAGCCCCCTGTCCCGAGTCCTTCAGGTCATCATGTGGCTTTTCCTGCTGTTCCTCTACGGGCCGACGCTGACCATCCTGATCCTGTCCTTCCAGGGGCCGATGGGCGGTCTGACCTTCCCCCTGAAAGACCCGTCGCTGCATTGGTTCGCCTCGCTCTTCGAGGTCCAGCGCGTGGGTGACTTCGGCGGCTCGCTGAAGCGTTCGCTGATCCTTGCCGTGCTGGTCATGTTCGTGAACGTGCTGATCGCGGTGCCTGCCGGCATGGCCCTGCGCAAGGGGTTCCGGGGCAGTCGCGCGATCTTCTGGCTGACCATCGCCAGCCTGATCGTGCCGTCGATCCTGGTCAGCCTGGGCGTCGGGCTTCTGTTCAGCCAGACCGGGTTGGGCACCAAGTGGTACACGAGCGCCTTCGGTGCGCACCTGACCTGGACGCTGCCCTTCGGTGTGCTGATCATGATCGGCGTTTTTGCCCGCCTCAATCCCGCCTACGAAGAGGCGGCGGTCGATGCCGGGGCGACGCGGTGGCAGACCTTCCGGCATGTGACCTTTCCGATCATCCTGCCAAACGTGGTCGGCGTGATGCTCTTCGGTTTCTCGCTGTCCTACGACGAGATGCCGCGCACCGTGCTCGCAGGCGGGGCCTACAACACCCTGCCGCTGGAAATCTACGCCATGACCAACAACGTCACCACGCCCGTGCTTTATGCGCTGGGGTCGCTGACGACGCTGGTGTCCTTCCTCGTGATCGCTCTTGCGCTCACGCTGATGACCCTCGCCCGCCGCCGCACCGGTGGCGGCGCTGCCCTCAGAAAACCGAAACAGGAGTCCTAA